AACAGCCGCGCATCGGGATGTCCAGATGGCAGGGGGTGTCATTGGGGCCGCCCAATTCGTTGTTCGGTCCGGTCGAGAACATGACATTGCCATAGAAGCTGCGCGGCTCCATTCCCATGCCGCCGGGAAATTCGCCGGGCGTCATGCCGTGCCAGTGGGCATTGGGGTTCATGCCCCAGCCGACATGGCTCATCCCCATGCCGCGCGGATCGTTGAAGGCGGACATGTAGGATTTGACCAGATCGGCATCCAGCCCGCCGCGGATGTCTGTTACCCAGCCCTTTTCGACCGTATAGGTGATCGGGTCGCGCACATACATGTTTTGTGGCAGCAGGATATCGCCGGGGGCCACCACGATCTGACCGTCCACGCCGTCGTCGTCGCCGCCGGTGAAGACGAAGCCCGAGGGCCAATGATCCCAGCGGCCCGGCTCATCGGTGCAGGCATATTCGGCGACGGTGGGATAGGTGTTCAGCTTGTAGGTGACATCGGTGCCATGGGGCGAGGTGATGCGCATGACCTTGGCGCGGGCCAGATATTCGGCACCGATCTCGACCTTTTCGCGCAGCTCTTTCGTGGGCAGCATCCGGGCCAGCAGCTCGGGCGGCTCCACGGCGGTCAGGATGCGGGTGCCGGCGGCCTGAATGGCAAATTGTTCGGGTGAGAACAGCAGGAAGACGCAGTCGATCAGCATGTCGCAGTTCTTCAGCGCCTCGACCGCGTCAGGCTGGGCGGCCAGGCCGGTCTGACCCACAGT
The sequence above is drawn from the Paracoccus seriniphilus genome and encodes:
- a CDS encoding leucyl aminopeptidase, whose protein sequence is MDHASFTEICLHQLKMSGVHEGEKLIVLTQGSDRLDYADAFMAAGQRLGAKMYHMRLPAPPVVGAWTVGQTGLAAQPDAVEALKNCDMLIDCVFLLFSPEQFAIQAAGTRILTAVEPPELLARMLPTKELREKVEIGAEYLARAKVMRITSPHGTDVTYKLNTYPTVAEYACTDEPGRWDHWPSGFVFTGGDDDGVDGQIVVAPGDILLPQNMYVRDPITYTVEKGWVTDIRGGLDADLVKSYMSAFNDPRGMGMSHVGWGMNPNAHWHGMTPGEFPGGMGMEPRSFYGNVMFSTGPNNELGGPNDTPCHLDIPMRGCSLFLDDEPIVIDGDLVVKEMQMDRG